The genomic stretch ATGTAGTTTTCCAGCGGGTCTTCAAGGACCACATTTGTATCTCTATCTTCGAGCGCCTTGAGTATCTGCGAAACGTTTGCTGCAGACTGTGTCTTCGGCTTTTTATCTTCAGCTGATGCCGCCATTGATCCAAAATTCAAAATTCTTGTGGATGATTATCTCCTTGGAAGGGGAATCGATCCCGGTACGCCCATCAAAGGAAAATCTTTCCTGAGAGGATAATATTCATATTCCTCCGGCATATACATCCTCCTCATATCGGGATGGCCTTCGAACTCAATCCCAAACATGTCGAACGCTTCACGTTCGTACCAGTTTGCCGATTTGAAAACAGAAGTGATGCTCGGGCAAACCGGATTATCACCGTCAACTTTAACTTTCAACCTTAGTCTTTTCCCGAGATCGGAATCCCCGGATTTGTCCTTTAGAGAAGTCAATTGATAAACCACGAGAAATCGTTCCTCGTTTGGAACCTGGTGCGGCCGATGTTCATGTTCGATTGCAAGGTAAGCCTTTCTCGCCGATGCATCGTCATAATTCAGCATGTCTGCTCCGCAAAGATCCGACAGGTAGTTGAACCCGAGTTCTTCTTTCAAGATTTTGCAGACATCAGTAATCCGGTCACGTTTTATCTCAATCGAGACCTGCTCGTTAAATTCGTCTACGGAAACGATCGCGTCGCCGAGTGACGAGCGCAGCCTTGATTCTACTTCTTCCTTCATCGGAGATTATTCAATCAAAATTTTTTCGTGGTCAAACTCGGGTGACACCTTGCCACCGACTTGTCCCGGATGGTTCCCCCGGGAAATCTTCTTCTGAATTTCCATCAGTGCTTTCAACACGGAGTCCGGCCTTGGCGGACAACCGGCGACATAAACATCGACAGGTACGAACTGGTCGATCCCCTGCACCACGGAATACGATCTGTACATTCCACCGCTCGATGCGCACACACCCATTGAGATCACCCATTTCGGATCCGGCATCTGATCGTAGATTTTCCGAACCACTTTGGCCATCTTATAAGTCACGGTCCCGGCAACGATCAGTAAATCGCTCTGCCGTGGAGAAAACCTAAAGACTTCAGCGCCGAATCGACTGACATCGAAGCGCGGCCCTGCGAACGCCATCATCTCTATCGCGCAGCAGGAAATGCCGAGCGGCATCGGCCATAACGAATTTTTTAGAGACCAGCTGAACAAGGCATCTACCGTAGTTGTTATGAACCCTTCATTCCCATTTGATCTATTTATTGCCATTGTAATGCGCCTTTCTTAACCACATAATAGTAACCGATCAGAAGTATGACGACAAAAATCAACATCTCTATAAATCCAAACCATCCCAGCGATAAAAAGTTCACTGCCCAAGGGTACATAAAAACAATTTCAACGTCAAACAGGATGAAGAGTATTGCGACAAGGTAGAACCTGACTGTGAAGCGTTCGCGCGCCGTGCGAATCGGCTCCATTCCGCTTTCATATGTCGACAATTTCTCTTCACTCGGAAGATGCGGGCCGAAAAACCGGTTTATGTTTGCCATTACCACCCCGAGTGTCGCCGCAACAGCCAGCAGTAGAAAAATTGGGATATAACTTGTCAACATTTCGTCCTCGTTTAAAAAATCTAAATAATGATAGCCAAAAATCAAAGGTCAAATTTTGAAACCCTGGCGGGTTGTTCTGAACTTATTTGCCTCACATTTCTCCTTTTTAGTTTTGACATTGAAAATCTATATTTTCAAATAATAGAATGAGGAGGAGACCATGGTCAAATTAGTTGCACTTTTCAAAAAGCCACCTAATGCAAATTCTTTCGAGGAACACTACCAAAACGTACACATTCCGCTCATCAAGGTAATGCCGGGCATTAAGAAAATAGAACTGTCGAAGATTACAGGTGCACCGATGAGTCAATCTCAATTTTATCGGATGGCGGAAATGTATTTTGAAAACCAACAGGCTTTGAATGCATCCATGATGTCGTCGGAAGGAATCACCGCTGCGAAGGATTTGATGAGCTTCGCAAAGGATGTGGTACAAATGTTTTTTGCGGAGGTGGAAGATTAATGATCCATCTTCAGCCTGCGGCTGACGTGCACCAGGTGGAACAACCCAGACTTGCGGAGCGATTAAATCTTTCAACCGCGATCGCGGTCGTTATCGGCTCAATAATCGGCTCGGGCATTTTTCTTGTCCCGCAGAAGATAGCCGCGACGCTCGGCGATGCCGGCTGGATCATAGCGGTCTGGGTCTTTGGCGGTCTGCTCTCGCTGGCGGGTGCGCTGACGTCCGCGGAAATAGCGGGGATGATCCCTGCTGCCGGCGGACAATACGTTTACTTCCGGGAAATCTATAACGGCTTCACCGCGTTTCTATACGGCTGGACAACGTTCATAGTCTATCAAACAGGCTCAATAGCTGCGATCGCCGTGGCTTTTGCAAAATACCTTGGCTTCTTCTTCCCGCAGCTCGGGAATTGGAATCTGAATCTAGGAATGTTCGTCATGCCGGAAGTCGGAATAAAGCTGGCCGCAATTTGTGCAATTTTGTTTGTCACTATCGTAAATTATTTCGGCGTGCAGTTTGGCGGGTTCGTGCAGCAGCTGTTCACTTACTTAAAAGTCCTCGCAATAACTGGAATCGTGATCTCGTGTTTTATTTTTGGTACGCCGGCAGTTCATCTGTACGCTCCTTTCTTCGGCAGGTTCCATGGAACATCTCTCATAGGTGCGTTCGGCATCGCGCTTGTCTCGGTTCTCTGGGCCTATGATGGGTGGAACAGTGTCACCT from Candidatus Acidiferrales bacterium encodes the following:
- a CDS encoding EthD family reductase, with product MVKLVALFKKPPNANSFEEHYQNVHIPLIKVMPGIKKIELSKITGAPMSQSQFYRMAEMYFENQQALNASMMSSEGITAAKDLMSFAKDVVQMFFAEVED
- the ndhC gene encoding NADH-quinone oxidoreductase subunit A, which codes for MLTSYIPIFLLLAVAATLGVVMANINRFFGPHLPSEEKLSTYESGMEPIRTARERFTVRFYLVAILFILFDVEIVFMYPWAVNFLSLGWFGFIEMLIFVVILLIGYYYVVKKGALQWQ
- a CDS encoding amino acid permease, translated to MIHLQPAADVHQVEQPRLAERLNLSTAIAVVIGSIIGSGIFLVPQKIAATLGDAGWIIAVWVFGGLLSLAGALTSAEIAGMIPAAGGQYVYFREIYNGFTAFLYGWTTFIVYQTGSIAAIAVAFAKYLGFFFPQLGNWNLNLGMFVMPEVGIKLAAICAILFVTIVNYFGVQFGGFVQQLFTYLKVLAITGIVISCFIFGTPAVHLYAPFFGRFHGTSLIGAFGIALVSVLWAYDGWNSVTYLAGEVKNAQRNIPVALVSGTITVIVIYVLANLAYMYVLSISQIAGSKLVASDAISIFFGKNGAAMIAVAVMISAFGTVNATTMTTARVYFAMARDKLFFSRISDVHPKYKTPHVSLVVQGIWASLLTLTGTYDQLLTYVIFASWLFYALGTFGIFILRKKRPDAERPYRTIGYPFVPLIFVIVSVWFVYNTIVTDPRDSLVGLGLVLLGLPAYWYWHTRNAKR
- a CDS encoding NADH-quinone oxidoreductase subunit B family protein gives rise to the protein MAINRSNGNEGFITTTVDALFSWSLKNSLWPMPLGISCCAIEMMAFAGPRFDVSRFGAEVFRFSPRQSDLLIVAGTVTYKMAKVVRKIYDQMPDPKWVISMGVCASSGGMYRSYSVVQGIDQFVPVDVYVAGCPPRPDSVLKALMEIQKKISRGNHPGQVGGKVSPEFDHEKILIE
- a CDS encoding NADH-quinone oxidoreductase subunit C, with amino-acid sequence MKEEVESRLRSSLGDAIVSVDEFNEQVSIEIKRDRITDVCKILKEELGFNYLSDLCGADMLNYDDASARKAYLAIEHEHRPHQVPNEERFLVVYQLTSLKDKSGDSDLGKRLRLKVKVDGDNPVCPSITSVFKSANWYEREAFDMFGIEFEGHPDMRRMYMPEEYEYYPLRKDFPLMGVPGSIPLPRR